Genomic DNA from Scomber scombrus chromosome 21, fScoSco1.1, whole genome shotgun sequence:
gttataccgttttttagattttcagctatgtcagtgttctgcttaaTTTATaggcattattttctcaaacgccatgtctgatataacactgaaaatcaccccctccaaatcagataatatgggtaaatgatacattttctgaatccttAGGGTCATaccagtatttcagtgtttggattttgtttctttgatgctccctggtgccacaggattaaaagacaaagatgACTTAGGcggaaatggcaggaaaatgtgtgtgattaaaagtttgaagagctccagggttggctgtacttatccaaaatgttcacaaagggatttaaatcaaagtccagagtctcccctttaaaatgataccaaacataacaaaataaaaaaaatattccaatatgtccaatatagattttcagctgtcagtgttctgcttgatttatacgcattatttttctcaaccttagtttacattatgtgtgttaactcaaaacagctactcttgtcagatggccatcatacatcattgaaaagctgagattccaggctttcagaaatggtatggtagcctttgccactttttcTGTAACGGTTTCCATATTTTGAGGCCCTGGCTCACGGACtttaagtggtgtaaccatcaaAACTTGAACCAAAGAAATTACACTTTCttaaaaaatgctcaaattctcaataaaacaccatttcaactagtttggcatgatcttacattatacaCATGATGTGTCACAAAGTGCAAGCACCATTTAAGAGGctattttgttaaaattgtgaagaaggCCTTATAACAGGAGATTGagatcataataaaataatatcatctgaaccacctgatctctttataatataataacatcatctctgagcCAGAACCACTGAACTCATGATGGAGGACTGGAACcagttcctctctctttctgcccaCGCACATCTTTTAAAGATACATTATTCAAAATTCCTATTGTCCGATTAAACACACTGTAGGTGATTCAAATATccaatatttatcattctttgtggttacaccatgggaccttttcaggagcattcagtcttacttttggtaaaaacaaatgttgcaaatgtcattttaaatgacacaaaaccaacagaaacacaaaatatacatattaataaacctgatgctgcttttaaaactattttttaatacatttttgaatttctcatcttgccaacccttgtTTTTCACTGACCCGGCTATGGAAGCAATCATTCGAACACCCAAATAGGTGGTAGGAGGAGAACATCTGCACTCTGGACAGCGCCTAACTCCCATTCGCGCCTATATGGTTGATATGACCACCCTCACCTCAACCATCGCATGTACCAAGTGGCTGCTGAATAAGATTAACACCAACATAACTTGGGCAAGGATGAAGTTGAAACCCAGCAAGTTAAGGAGCATATCCATCATGCAAGGAAAATTCGTGAACATTACAGCATATTCTTACTGGCTGCAAAATCAGTCTCTCGCAAAGAGGCACAACAGTGTCCTGCAACAACTGGCCACTACCTTGGAGCGAAGGATATCCACCACCAATGCCCTCCCTCCCCCGACGTCCAGTTTCCCAAACACCATCTCCTTTGTGGAAGCTGGACAACTTCCTTGGAGACCCTCCTGGATGCCGTCCAGGACTGAAAAATGCAGGTTGACCTAGGCCAAAGGCTCTGACAGAGATAATCACAACTAACCTCAGACTGGATATGATCCGATGGTCAACCTCGCAGAAGTCCCTTCACATACTGGAGTTAACTGTCCTGTCGGAGGTTGCGGTTGATGAAGTGTGTGAACGCAAGAGATTGACATATACTGACTtagcagcagaggcagaacaACGAGGCTGGCGGACCAAGGTCAACCCGGTAGAGGTTGGCTGTAGAGGGTTTATAGCCACCTCAACATCTAAGCTCCTGAAGAAGATGGCAAACAGTGAGGTCACTGTCAGAGGATGCAGAACGAAGTAGCAGCTGGATCTGGCTGAAAAGAAAGGATTCCGTCTGGGCTGCGAAATGACCAGCAAGAGGGGTGAAAGCTGAGGGGAGTGCACCTGGGATGCTAGGTGATGCTGTTGAGAACTCTGGAGGTGTTGTGAGTCTATCAACGAAACATCAATGGAGGGTGCCCACCTGACGACCCCAAGGAAGTGATTAGTAGCCCCTTCTCCACTCAAGATCTCAGAGTGCCAACTTATCTGAGGGATTGAAACACATGTACCTCCACCATGACCAGTCGCTTTTAGTTGTGCCCAGATCCAAGCTAAAGCTCAGGGGAGACCGGGCTTTTTCAGttgattttattatgtttgatgtgctgttgttgttttcatgtgtctTGTAAGGcgcctataaataaaatgcattttatattcttaatatttttattgttttttttttaaattattgttattattattattatcattggaACTTTTTATCATATGGTTTGTTAATGTCCGCAGTATTGAAGCTAACTGTAAATGATGAGCGTTAATGGTTAGCTGGTATCGTGTGACTGGAAACCACCTCATGTACTGGTCACAGCACAATTACGCTCTTCCAGAGAATCAGtgctattatacatttttttacttttttctttttcttagaTTCTGCTTGTTTAGTTTTCTCCCCTTCaggttatatatttatatgcatatCATACATGTAcatagtatactgtatgtacactcTTTGGTCACTTCATAAatgtacatatgtgtatttGCTTAGTTATTTCTGTTGATACCATTTGGGATGACGGAGGAAGTCCATGATGGCCTTTGGACTCCTGTTTAGGAGCAAGTTTTTGTGTTCTTCtttactgtatatcatatatatgAGTATAATGTTGTTACTCCCTTCCTGTAAAttacaaacaaatgaataaaaaaggtgtaaaagtgTTATTGATGCATTAGATTTATTAGCATGAAGCTGTAACATACAATAAATGAGGGATGAGTGAACATTCAGCAGAAACACAAGgaacagcaaaacaaagataaaacatttgatttcactCAATTTTGATTTTCTCAGTTTCTTTATCTCAAAAATCTCTTATTTTGAATATAGTAGTAATGCATTAAAGCTGAATAAGTAGTATATAGAATATAAGAggcagtgaaagaaaaagatataaactcatcaatcatcaatcatccaGCGTTAGTGCTGGATGTAAATCAGAAGCTGCGGAATCAACCAACATGGACGTCATTCATCGCCATACTGGGCTGAAAAGACCAGAGAATGAGAGGAGGCAGGAAACCAAACATGATTTTCTGCTTCTGAGGGCTTGTGTGGCTCCTTGGAGGTCCTACTCTGCTCCTTAGgctctttcctcttcagctggaCGAACTGGGATGATAATAATCCATCTCAGTGTTCTCCTGCGGTCCTGACGTCTAACTCCTGCTGACCTGGAGAGACATGACAACACAGATATAAGTGACTGTATCACTCCTCACTTCAGTTCATGATAAACAGACTGAGTGCTTCATTTCAACCAGTCCTCTAAACCATCAGCACAGGGGAAAAAGCAACTCAACACTTTTTTGGATTATTTGAATGGAGAGTAAGGGTTGAGAATATTGCCTACGTAGTACTTTAAAAGCAGGAGTCTCTCTATTATTAGGTAATCACGCCCCTCATTACTCTGTTCACAGTAGAATAATGGATGAAACTACAGCTAATCTGAATTAGactcctcctgttttcctctgtcAGATTATTGCTTTCAGCAGTAGCAGCTCATGCTATCAGACCTCAGCTCAGACTACAGAGAACTGTAATTATTAACACTGGTCTGAGGTAGGGATGCCCCCTGAAACCTGCTTCTGAACTGGAACCAGTATTAACCAGTTAAAAACCTGAGGTATTTTTAAGCTCAGTTCTTTTATCAGTACTTGAAGAAAACAAGGTGTGAGATTATTGGATGGTAAAATCTGGTTTTGGGTTCTGCTTGTTTCCATGGAGATATTATTGAGTTCATATTGGgacactgttgtaaacattgttgttgatgtcagcaaactctgtatttttaactctaaaatataaatacattatagtcCTGTTGTGGATTCATGACTttcattaattataattttaatatagtaataatttaataataatataaagagcTGATAAGAGTATTGATGAAGAACCAGATCAATAAGAGGTATTGATAAGAGTAGTAGTATTGATGAAATCCTAATGAAACTGATCCCTAGTGTGAAGTCAGTACATCTGATCATGGTTCTGACACTGAGCTGACAGAGAGCAGCAAACTGCTCTGTTTACACTGTGTTAATACAAATGATTAAAcaccatatacatacagtatattgtaactctaaactgctactactgctgctttctcttgtaGTGTGAATATCCTTAAAGGTGCAGATTGtctcagtttgaatcaatgagcCTCCAGGAACAAGCTAACTTCTCTACCCTTTAGGATGCTGTCGTCCTGgataagtttacagttcagtccaatggaaaccaccaactatcactgtgacagaggaaggaaaatattactgtcagagatgatgtcactgatggacttacctgagcaggtgagctccacaatggaggaagaggaaccTGAGGATACACAGTCCCTCAGGTCAGATCCAGACTGAAGACAGTCAGATATGATCCACCATACAGATCTGTCTGAGGCTTCATTTCTGCTTCTTattgaaacagcagagccacagtccaaATATCTACATATTACATCTGCTTTCTTCAGGGTCCAGTCAGAGTCACTCATCACTGGTCTCCACTCTCCATGTTTCACctccagtgtacctgcacagcgactggctcctcccaccaacctgacaggatctgaacagaaacaagagagtcatcagtaaaagaataaagtgagtttcattagaacagaaacaagagagtcatcagtaaaagaataaagtgagtttcattagaacagaaatgaagacaaatcaaagctgcagctcctcttctacctgagcaggtgagtccAACAGCTTTACCAGGTGAGCAGGTTCTTCTAGTTGAGTCTGATCTTCTACAGTCCAGGAGAGCAGACTCATGGCCTCCACACTGGAACTCTTTGGTCCACATTGGAGCCTCCACTTCTCCatagagcgccccctggaggactgaaggagcccCACAGCCTAGCTCCctacagaccacctctgcatcctgctggtcaaagtcagcttcacacactgaggaccacgactgctcagacttcacctccagtctgcctgaacacagactagtcccattcaccagcctggcagagtctggagagagagaggaccatcattagttttgggaatatttaacTGCAACATTCATACCAATAAAGCTTTTTCTCAATTTGAAAGTAACAactgatgaagagagagagcacattcATACCCTGACTCAAGTCTTTATCTACAGAAAATATGTTATGTTAGTTGTAGGAtttgaaaatgtcttatttaGAATGACCCAGTGGTGGACAGAAATGCATGgtatcagaaaataaagaagatgTAGAAGTTTAAAAGGAGGAGTCTCTCTGTTATTAGGTAGTCACGCCCCTCATAACTCTGTTCACAGTAGAATAATGGATGAAGCTACAGCTAATCTGAATTAGACTCCTCCTGTTTTCATGCAACtaacccctgaggaactccacatatCATAGCTACTCGATcagattcataacttccaacgGTCACATAATAACTCCACCGAAAcaccatatacatacagtatattgtaactgttaactgctactactgctgctttctcttgtaGTGTGAATATCCTTAAAGGTGCAGATTGtctcagtttgaatcaatgagcCTCCAGGAACAAGCTAACTTCTCTACCCTTTAGGATGCTGTCGTCCTGgataagtttacagttcagtccaatggaaaccaccaactatcactgtgacagaggaaggaaaatattactgtcagagatgatgtcactgatggacttacctgagcaggtgatctccaagatggaggaagaggaatctGATGATACACAGTCCCTCAGTGCAGATCCAGACTGAACACAGTCAGAACTGATGCTCCATACAGATCTGTATGAGGCGCTTCTGCTTCTtgttgaaacagcagagccacagtccaTATATCTACATATTACGTCTGCTTCCTTCATGGTCCAGTCATAATGCTCTACTGGTCTCCACTCTCCATGTTTCATctccagtgtacctgcacagcgactggctcctcccaccaacctgacaggctctgaacagaaacaagagagtcatcagtaaaagaataaagtgagtttcattagaacagaaacaagagagtcatcagtaaaagaataaagtgagtttcattagaacagaatcaagagagtcatcagtaaaagaataaagtgagtttcattagaacagaaacaagagagtcatcagtaaaagaataaagtgagtttcattagaacagaatcaagagagtcatcagtaaaagaataaagtgagtttcattagaacagaaacaagagagtcatcagtaaaagaataaagtgagtttcattagaacagaaacaagagagtcatcagtaaaagaataaagtgagtttcattagaacagaatcaagagagtcatcagtaaaagaataaagtgagtttcattagaacagaaacaagagagtcatcagtaaaagaataaagtgagtttcattagaacagaaatgaagacaaatcaaagctgcagctcctcttctacctgagcaggtgagtccaacagctttaccaggtgagcaggttcttctagctgagtctgatcttctacagtccaggagagcagactcattgcctccacactggaactctttggtccacattggagcctccacttctccatagagcgccccctggaggactgaaggagccccacagccaagctccctacagaccacctctgcatcctgctggtcaaagtcagcttcacacactgaggaccacgactgctcagacttcacctccagtctgcctgaacacagactagtcccattcaccagcctgacagagtctggagagagagaggaccatcattagttttgggaatatttaactgcaacattcataccaataaagcttttttattGGTATTGATAAAGAACCGGATCAATAAGAGGTATTGATAAGAGTAGTAGTATTGATAAAATCCTAATGAAACTGATCCCTAGTGTGAAGTCAGTACATCTGATCATGGTTCTGACACTGAGCTGACAGAGAGCAGCAAACTGCTCTGTTTACACTGTGTTAATACAAATGATTAAAcaccatatacatacagtatattgtaactctaaactgctactactgctgctttctcttgtaGTGTGAATATCCTTAAAGGTGCAGATTGtctcagtttgaatcaatgagcCTCCAGGAACAAGCTAACTTCTCTACCCTTTAGGATGCTGTCGTCCTGgataagtttacagttcagtccaatggaaaccaccaactatcactgtgacagaggaaggacaatattactgtcagagatgatgtcactgatggacttacctgagcaggtgagctccaagatggaggaagaggaatgtGATGATACACAGTCCCTCAGCTCAGATCCAGAATGAAGTAAGTTAGAGCTGATCCACCATACAGATCTGTCTGAGGCTTCATTTCTGCTTCTTattgaaacagcagagccacagtccaaATATCTACATATTACATCTGCTTTCTTCAGGGTCCAGTCAGAGTCACTCATCACTGGTCTCCACTCTCCATGTTTCACctccagtgtacctgcacagcgactggctcctcccaccaacctgacaggctctgaacagaaacaagagagtcatcagtaaaagaataaagtgagtttcattagaacagaaacaagagagtcatcagtaaaagaataaagtgagtttcattagaacagaaatgaagacaaatcaaagctccagctcctcttctacctgagcaggtgagtccaacagctttaccaggtgagcaggttcttctagctgagtctgatcttctacagtccaggagagcagactcattgcctccacactggaactctttggtccacattggagcctccacttctccatagagcgccccctggaggactaaaggagccccacagccaagatccctacagaccacctctgcatcctgctggtcaaagtcagcttcacacactgaggaccacgactgctcagacttcacctccagtctgcctgaacacagactagtcccattcaccagcctgacagagtctggagagagagaggaccatcattagttttgggaatatttaacTGCAACATTCATACCAATAAAGCTTTTTCTCAATTTGAAAGTAACAactgatgaagagagagagcacattcATACCCTGACTCAAGTCTTTATCTAGAGAAAATATGTTATGTTAGTTGTAGGAtttgaaaatgtcttatttaGAATGACCCAGTGGTGGACAGAAATGCATGgtatcagaaaataaagaagatgTAGAAGTTTAAAAGGAGGAGTCTCTCTGTTATTAGGTAGTCACGCCCCTCATAACTCTGTTCACAGTAGAATAATGGATGAAGCTACAGCTAATCTGAATTAGACTCCTCCTGTTTTCATGCAACtaacccctgaggaactccacatatCATAGCTACTCGATcagattcataacttccaacgGTCACATAATAACTCCACCGAAAcaccatatacatacagtatattgtaactgttaactgctactactgctgctttctcttgtaGTGTGAATATCCTTAAAGGTGCAGATTGtctcagtttgaatcaatgagcCTCCAGGAACAAGCTAACTTCTCTACCCTTTAGGATGCTGTCGTCCTGgataagtttacagttcagtccaatggaaaccaccaactatcactgtgacagaggaaggagaatattactgtcagagatgatgtcactgatggacttacctgagcaggtgattTCCATGATGAAGTCAGAGGAATCTGATGATACACAGTCCCTCAGTGCAGATCCAGACTGAACACAGTCAGAACTGATCCTCCATACCGATCTGTATGAGTATTCATTTCTGCTTCTtgttgaaacagcagagccacaaTCCAGGGATCTACAtattatatatgcttccttcaGGGTCCAGCGAGAGGAACTAACTGGTCTCCACTCCCCATATTTCAGGTGcagtgtacctgcacagcgactggctcctcccaccaacctgacaggctctgaacagaaacaagagagtcatcagtaaaagaataaagtgagtttcattagaacagaaacaagagagtcatcagtaaaagaataaagtgagttttattagaacagaaacaagagagtcatcagtaaaagaataaagtgagtttcattagaacagaaacaagagagtcatcagtaaaagaataaagtgagtttcattagaacagaaatgaagacaaatcaaagctgcagctcctcttctacctgagcaggtgagtccAACAGCTTTACCAGGTGAGCAGGTTCTTCTAGCTGAGTCTGATCTTCTACAGTCCAGGATAGCAGACTCATGGCCTCCACACTGGAACTCTTTGGTCCACATTGGAGCCTCCACTTCTCCatagagcgccccctggaggactgaaggagcctCACAGCCAAGCTCCctacagaccacctctgcatcctgctggtcaaagtcagcttcacacactgagg
This window encodes:
- the LOC134003180 gene encoding LOW QUALITY PROTEIN: scavenger receptor cysteine-rich type 1 protein M130-like (The sequence of the model RefSeq protein was modified relative to this genomic sequence to represent the inferred CDS: substituted 2 bases at 2 genomic stop codons), which produces MDHLLMVLVLLCSSGLQAEDDHQSEFRLVGGASRCAGTLELKHGEWRSVSPFLWTRKEADIICRYLDCGSAVSTRSRNVDSDRSVWRIISYCLHFGSALRDCVSSSYLSSSIVEITCSDSVRLVNGTSRCSGRLEVKSEQSWSSVCEADFDQQDAEVVCRELGCEAPSVLQGALYGEVEAPMWTKEFQCGGHESAILDCRRSDSARRTCSPGKAVGLTCSEPVRLVGGASRCAGTLHLKYGEWRPVSSSRWTLKEAYIICRSLDCGSAVSTRSRNEYSYRSVWRISSDCVQSGSALRDCVSSDSSDFIMEITCSDSVRLVNGTSLCSGRLEVKSEQSWSSVCEADFDQQDAEVVCRDLGCGAPLVLQGALYGEVEAPMWTKEFQCGGNESALLDCRRSDSARRTCSPGKAVGLTCSEPVRLVGGASRCAGTLEVKHGEWRPVMSDSDWTLKKADVICRYLDCGSAVSIRSRNEASDRSVWWISSNLLHSGSELRDCVSSHSSSSILELTCSDSVRLVNGTSLCSGRLEVKSEQSWSSVCEADFDQQDAEVVCRELGCGAPSVLQGALYGEVEAPMWTKEFQCGGNESALLDCRRSDSARRTCSPGKAVGLTCSEPVRLVGGASRCAGTLEMKHGEWRPVEHYDWTMKEADVICRYMDCGSAVSTRSRSASYRSVWSISSDCVQSGSALRDCVSSDSSSSILEITCSGKSIRRQHPKGKSFIGMNVAVKYSQNXXWSSLSPDSARLVNGTSLCSGRLEVKSEQSWSSVCEADFDQQDAEVVCRELGCGAPSVLQGALYGEVEAPMWTKEFQCGGHESALLDCRRSDSTRRTCSPGKAVGLTCSDPVRLVGGASRCAGTLEVKHGEWRPVMSDSDWTLKKADVICRYLDCGSAVSIRSRNEASDRSVWWIISDCLQSGSDLRDCVSSGSSSSIVELTCSDLLLQPIISVYSTMDGVSGAQQQGFQVLQTYNYTQPAVNHSADFLFPAADPAHQGNYSCVYGVYVFSHNFSSESRLLSLTVTGKLKQTVKLSPTETSH